The DNA window TTACCGCCAAGTGTTTCACTTATAACATCCGCTGCTTTTAAAGCAGTTCCACTTGGAGCGTCTTTTTTATTATTGTGATGTGCTTCAAGTACCTCAACATCATAATCGGACAAATACCTGGACATCTCCTTTATCATCTTAAAAAATACATTTACACCTACTGAATAATTGGGCGCTATGACTGCAGAGTTGTTATTTTTCATGATAAACTGCTCAATGGTATTCCTCTGCTCTTCAGTAAAACCTGTGGTACCAATAACCAGATTAACACCATTTTCAGATGCAGCAGTCACATTCTGAACAGTGGCATCAGGAGCTGTAAAATCAATCATAACATCAGTATTTGTATCAGCAAGTATCTCTCCCATGTTTTCAGGATCTGATATGGGCACACCCACTGTTCCTACTCCTGATAATTCTCCTGCATCATTCCCGATATTGAATATATCAAAAGCAGCTGATAATTCAAAATCATCAGAATTTACAATATTATCAATTAACATCTTTCCCATACGTCCATAAGCACCAGACACTGCTGCTTTTATCATTTAAGACACCCCAGAGTTTTGAGAGCATCTGTCAAAATATGCTCGTTATCATTACTAAGCTGTGCAAGTGGTAAACGAAGGTGCCCACCGGCAAGTCCTACCAGTTCAGCGGCACGTTTAACTGGTATTGGATTGGTTTCTGTAAACATTGCACGTATAACCGGAGCAATCTCATAATGAACCTGTCTTGCGGTTTTGATATCATTTTCCCGAGCTGCATTGACAAGTTTTACCATTTTATCAGGTATGATATTGGCAGTAACTGAAATTACCCCTTCTCCACCTATCGACAGGATTGGAAGTGTTAATGGGTCTTCTCCGGAAATTACAGTAAAATTTTCATCAGCTGTATTTTCAATCATATGTGACATTTTAGCAAGGTCACCGCATGCGTCTTTAATTGCCACAATGTTGTCCACTTTTGAAAGTTCTTGTATAACTTCCAGAGGCATATCCTGTCCTGTTCGTGATGGTACATTATACAGTATTATAGGAATATTCACATTTTCTGCTACTGTCTTGAAATGATTTATAAGACCAGCATTATTGGGTTTGTTGTAATATGGCGAAATTAAAAGCGCTCCATCTGCTCCTGCATCTTCTGCAAATCTTGTAAGTTCCAATGCTTCTGCTGTGTTATTGGAGCCAGTACCAGCAACAACCGGTACATTTGCACATTCAACTGCTATGTCTATCAGTTCTTTATGCTCTGATGTTGACAGTGTCGCGGATTCACCTGTAGTTCCACAGGCAACTACACCCGACACACCACCCTTTTCAACATAACTGATATTGTCCTTGAACCCCTGTATATTAACAGAATCATCTTCATTAAAAGGAGTGATAAGAGCCGGCATGACACCTTCAAACATAGTATCACTACTTAAACCTTTATTCAGTAATAGTAGTTTTAAGTGACATGCGTCGGGTGATATAACCAGCCACACGGTTTCTGATGACCTTGCTTTTGATTGTACTGTATTTTGTTACAAGGTGCTTATTCTTTTCAAAGTCTTTTGAGAATACATTTTGGTAGTTGTTAATTAAACGTTCTGATATGTTTTTGATGTTGGTCTGTCTTATATTTCCCATATATATCTCTCCTTGCTGTTTATAAAATAATTTTTTACGGGTTTTTCAAATCTTGCCGTATTGGTAACCATTATTTGCATTTATACCTTTTGGATAAATCGAATTATTGATTATCGATGTCGGTTTTTCCCAGGAACCTATCCAAAGTACCTGCATTCTGAAATACCTTTTCCCTTACTCCTTTACGGTTTATAAAAAGACCTATTAGAACAAGTAAAAGACCAATACTTGGATTTGCCAGTGTCAATATCGCTCCAAGCAGTGTAGCAAACATTGCTGCAATACCTTTCATTGCACCTTTTCTGTAGGATTGATACCTTGTTCTTTTATATATACGAATATCACGCAGTGTGAGAAAAAGTACTACGATATAGGCGGTTATTGCTATTAGCAGGTACATCATTTAATTATTATCCTCTGGATTTGTATCGTTTTAACTTACACTATATGGGATTTAAATATTTTTGTTTGAAAGAATAATAAAAAATATCTATTAACGATTTTAATTGTCAGATGATGGATGATACATCAAACGGTATTAAATTCCACATAGATATGGACAGTTTTTATTCTTCTGTGGAAGTTAGAGAAAACCCCGAACTTCAAGGGTTTCCTGTAATTGTTGGTTCCGATCCAAAAAACGGCACAGGCAGAGGAGTTGTAAGTACATGTTCGTACGAGGCAAGAAAATACGGAATCAGTTCAGCAATGCCTGTATCAAAAGCCTACAGACTATGCCCCCATGCTGTATTCCTCCCTGTTAACATGGAACTCTATAAACAGGTATCATCCAGAGTTATGAATATAATCAAAAAATTTTCTGATAAATTCGAACAGGTTAGCGTTGATGAAGCATATCTTGAAATTGGAAAAACGGTTGGAAACTACGAGGACGCTGTTAGATATGCGCAACAGATAAAAGATAAAATCTACAATTATGAAAAACTTACCTGCTCCATTGGCATCGCCCCCAACAAAACAATAGCAAAAATAGCCTCTGATTTCAAAAAACCTGACGGTTTAACCGCTATTAAACCTGAAGAAGTTGAAAACTTTCTATCACCACTTCCGGTTTCCAAGATACCGGGTGTTGGTAAAAAGACAAATGAAGCACTGGATAATCTGGGTGTAAAAACCATCGGGGATCTTAAAAATTTTGACGTTCAGGTACTGATAGGAAAGTTTGGTAAATCCGGTCTTCGTATGTATCAAATTGCAAAAGGAATCGACAACAGAGAAGTAGAGGAGCAAACTGAAGTAAAATCTATAAGTAAAGAAGATACTTTCGATGAGGACATCGCCGACCCTATAACCGCTGAGGAAATTATCGATATACTCAGTGATGAGGTTCACAATTCACTTGTTAAAAAGAAATATCTGTTCAAAACAGTAACCCTGAAATTGAGATTGGATGACTTTACAACATGTACAAGGTCAAAGACATTTGTATCGTATCGCTCAGAAGCAGGTGTTATTAAAAAAGAAAGCAAGGAATTGATGAATCAGTTTATAAAAAACAACGGAAATTGCAAATTCCGTTTACTTGGTGTTGAGGTCTCAAAGCTTTTCAAAATAAAAGACGGGCAGACCATGATTACTGACTTTTTATAATCGAGTTAAATGGTTATCGTACTTGTACCCAAAAATCCGAGCAGGTATAGGATAATAATCAGAAACGGTTGATGGATGAGATATATAAAAAGAGAATATCTTCCCATCAAACAAAACATATTTATTGGATATTTGCGGGACAAGTCCATAATACTAAATTTTCGGGTGTAGTTGGGGTATAGGAGGTTTCCTGTAAATATACCTATAAGTATCACACCAAACCATGGGAAAATCGGGAAATAATCAAATGTATAAAATCCTTCAGGCACAAAACCAAGCCACAAAAACCACGGAAAATCAACACTGAATGTCTGCAGATACGAACCCAGTAAAATAAATAAAAGCCCAAGAACAAGATTCATAGATTTAAAACGCAAAAATGGATACGCCAGAATAATTGAGATTCCTATGAAATGAAGGATTCCAAAAACAATTACTCCTTGACCGATAAATATCCATGTGATAAGCGTTAAAAGCAAACCCCAGCCAAATATCCTCAAACCTCTCTTGATGTATTTGGGATACAAATTCCAGACATTTTCAGCATATTTTTTTGTTCGGGATATACTTATTGTCAAAGATATACCAACAAGCAAAATAAAAATTATCGCTGCACTTCTTCCCATAAACAGTAAAGAACCGGAATGCAGATTAAAATCATAGCCTCCAAAATAGTTCAGGTCATATAGAAAATGAAATACAACCATCAGGATGATTCCAATCCCGCGAAAAAAATCAAGTTCCCAGAATCGTTCAGATGGTCTGTTATTCATACGATTCTCCGTATAATACTTAAATTTTTAAGATTGTTTGCATGAATGGATAGTTAACTGGATTTGAAAATAGATGCCAGAGAGGTTTAAAAAGAAGTTATTTCTTTTTTTTATCAAACACCGACGGAAGATGAAGCGCGTAGGTTCCGTTTTCTTTTATCGCCATAATGATTTCTTTTCGTTCCATTATGGAACTTAAGTTCAATTCATATGAACCAGGACCCAGTATCCTAACAGATTCCACTCTGTCATCATCCTGCATCACACTTGATTTTTGTAATTTACTGGTTTTGGTTCCCAGTACCTCATTTACCTCTCTGACCAATTTTTCATCATTTGTAGATTCTGGTGCTTTATTATCTATAGAGGATTGTTCCTCGTTGGCTACTGATGTATCTGCTTGCGACTCATTACCTACATATAGGAACTTGTTCCATCCACAATTAGGACATCCGTTTAATATTACCGAATTACCATCTTCAAAAATTTGTTCACATTTAGTACATTTGTGAGGCATCCATTCACCTATTTTTATTATGGATGGATACATATATTTAAATATTGGTCATTCTTCCAGATACTTCCCAATCAGAGGTTCAAGTTTGCGTTTTGTATCATAAGGTACCATGTTATGGTTTGTAATTATTGCACCTTCAAGAGCATTTTTGCATACACAGTCCCTTTCAAGCGGTATTTTTTCAATAGCATCGCTTACAATATCCTTTACTGCATTCACATTCTTTCTGGTGTTTTCAATCACTGTAGCAATATCTACGTCCTGTTCTTTCCAAACATCGTAATCAGTTACTGTAGCAATCATTGTGTAACAGATTTCAGCTTCTCTTGCAAGTTTTACTTCAGGCAACGCAGTCATACCGATAACATCAAACCCAAGAGATTGATACACACTGGATTCCGCCCGGGTAGAAAACTGAGGACCCTCTATACAGACATATGTGCCGCTATCATGTACATTGTAACCTTTTGAACGAGCTATATCGGTTATAGTTTCGGATAGTTCCGGACAGAATGGGTCGGCAAATCCTGCATGTACAACAATACCTTCCTCAAAAAATGTGCTGGTTCTTGATTTTGTTCTATCGTATATCTGGTTTGGTATTACAAGATCCAGTGGTGATATTTCATTCTTCAAACTCCCCACTGCAGATGCTGATATTATACGTTTTACTCCCAGTTTTTTCAGCGCAAATATGTTGGCTCTGGAATTTAATTGTGTGGGAGATATACGATGTCCTGCATCATGCCGCGGCAGGAAACAGACTGTTCTGTCTCCATATTCTCCTATCGTAATTTCATCGGATGGTTTACCAAACGGTGTATCTATATCTACCTGCCTTACATTGTCAAACCAGCTTAGGTCATAAATACCACTGCCGCCGATTATTGCTATGTCTGCTTTTTCATCCATATGTACACCTCTTTATTATTCTACAGGTTTCCATAGTGTTTTACCCTTTGCCTGCATGGATGATACTTTACCAAGCCGTTCCATTTCCTCCATTATCTCATTTAAGCGACCTGGCTGTGCAATTTCAAAGGATACAGGTTCAATAGAGTAATATTTGTAAAGACCTTGTTTCAGTGTTTTTATATCCCAGAGCTGTTCACTTTCATCTTTCATAAGAGTTGAAATGATATTAATCATATCTTCCATGAAGTTCCAGGGGAATACTATCCATGCCCATTCATCAATGTATTCACTCCAGTAATCCGGTTCCATCTGGGACGTGTACAGATATTGTAGGGTGGCGGTTTTTACTTCATTGGGATTCTGTTCAAGGACATGTTCCTTTGCATACTTCATACTCTCGCCGGTATCTATAATATCATCAACAATTAAAACATTTTTATCTACTACTGCATCTGAAGATAGAGGGTATTTTATCTGGGCTCCCTCACCAGATATAGCTGCTGTACCGGTATAATGCTCCACTTTCAGGCTTGTAAGGTCATCAAGTCCGAGAAAATCACATAATACACGCCCTGCAAACCATCCTCCACGAGCATGAGCAATTATTATATCGGGCTGAAATTCTGATTTTTTTATCTCGGTGGATACATCCCTGCAAAGATTGTAGATATATTCCCAGTTTGTTATAACGCATTTGAATTTATCATTTGATTCCAAATAAAAATCTCCTTTATGTTTGATAATTACATCTAGATGATTTTTAGACCTGTTAACAATACTGATTTTATATTTTCACCAACATATTTTATATTTATTTATTTGATTTTGTTACTTAAATGAGTATTAACATATTTAACCCTTAATAATCGTCCCGTATAGCATGCTAATGGCTTGTGCAGACGTAAGTTTTATAAATAAAGAAACCATTGGGATGGTCTGCTTACTTCACTCACAAACAAAATATAGCGGGGTGGGGTAGCCAGGAGATCCCGACGGGCTCATAACCCGTAGATCGGTGGTTCGAATCCATCCCCCGCTACTTAATTACTTTTTTTATATTGGTTTTTTCAAAAGATTAATAAAACTGTACAGGTTTTAATGTAATAATAAAGAAACTTCATGGGGACGATTTTTAAATGGTGATGGATAAACTTGGAAGTTCCTTGCAGGACGCCCTTAAAAAACTGGTAAATTCCGGGCGTATTGATGAAAAAAGTGTAAATGATGTAGTAAAAGATATTCAGAGGGCATTACTGCAGGCTGATGTTAACGTACAGCTTGTCATGAATATGTCAAAACAGATTAAAGAGCGTGCCCTCAAGGAAGAAGTGCCCTCCGGGATGAACCCCAGAGAACATGTTATCAGAATTGTTTACCAGGAACTTATAAACATTATTGGAGAAGGTACTGAAATAAACCTTGAACCCCAAACCATAATGATGATAGGTTTGCAGGGTAGTGGTAAAACCACCACAACCTCAAAACTTGCAAGATACTTCCAAAAAAAGGGACTAAAACCCGCCGTAATCTGTGCCGATACATTCAGACCCGGTGCATATCACCAGTTAAAATCGTTATGTGATAAAAACAGCATCCCGTTTTATGGTGAAGAAGGAAACGAAGATTCTCTCGGAATTGTAGAGAGAGGGATGGACAAACTTGGAAAATACGATGTACTGATTATAGATACAGCCGGTCGTCACTCTCTCGAACAGGACCTTATTGAAGAGATGGAACAGATAAACTCCATCGCAAAACCGGATAAAAAATTGCTGGTTCTTGATGCCGCTATAGGACAGCAGGCAAGTGAACAGGCAAGAGCCTTTAATGAATCAATAGGCATATCAGGTGTTGTTATTACAAAACTTGATGGTACTGCAAAAGGTGGAGGAGCTCTCTCTGCAGTATCCGAAACGAATTCATCTATTGCATTCATAGGTGTTGGCGAGACAAGTGGTGACCTTGAAAAATTCGAACCCGACCGTTTTATATCCCGTTTGCTTGGAATGGGCGACATTCGAAGCCTTATAGAAAAAGCTGAAGAGTCATTGAGTGAAGAGGAACTTGATGTTGAATCGATGATGCAGGGTCGGTTTACACTGAAAGATATGTACAAACAGCTTGAAGCTGTAAACAAAATGGGACCCCTTAAACAGGTTATGCAGATGATGCCCGGCGGAATGGGACAAAACATATCCGAAGAGCAATTCCAAGTCACCAGTGAAAAGTTATCACGTTACAGAATCATAATGGATTCAATGACAGTAGACGAAATGGACGACCCCAAACTCATCGGAAGTTCCCGTATCAAAAGAATATCAAGAGGTTCTGGAAGCAAACCCGATGATGTAAGAGAACTTCTGAAATATCACAAAACAATGCAAAATGCCATGAAAAATTTCCGCGGTGCAGGGAAATTTAATATGAAAAAGATGATGAAAAAGTTTGGAATGCAGTAATTAGTATTCCAGACTTGGTTTAATATTTTTAATATTTAGTAATTATCACAGATTTCAAGGAAATTAAGGAACAGTTCTTCTCCTTTTTCTGTATGTGCTACTTCCGGGTGCCACTGTACTCCATATATAGGCCTTTCTGGATGTTTCATGGCTTCGGTTTCACAGTATTGTGAGCGCGCAAGTTTAAGGAAATTGTCAGGCATCCGGGTTACCTCATCTGCATGAGATGCCCATGTGGAGATACTGGAACCAAATCCCTTTAAAATATCGTTCTTTTCGATTATTTCCACATCTATGGATGCATAACCACCATGGTTTCCAGTACCGTACTCACCACCGAAAGTCTTTGCTATAAGCTGGTGTCCGAGACATATTCCAAGAATGGGCACATCAATATTTTCTACATACTCTCTACAATTGCCAATTCTGTCCATTGTGGGTCCACCACTTAAAATCAGACCCTGTGGTTCTTCTTCAAGTATTTCATCCACTGAAAGGGTATTTGATACAATTTTTGTATCCATATCAAGGTCTCTAACTGTTCTATGAATAAGGTGGCAGAATTGTCCGTGGTTATTCACAACAAGAATCTTTAATTCTTCCATGATATTCGTTCCAGAGGTAATGGTGGTTTATTAATTTTATGCTGGTTATTTTCATTTGAAACTACAGAAAAATTTTAAATATTAAAACCGTGTTATAGTGTGACATAGTAGCACAAAAGTAGTTAGTAAATTTAATTGACAAGATAAAATAAATGGTGAACAGGGATTAGAAATGACTGAAATTGGCAAAAATATACGAATTGAAAGGATAATGGACAGAGAGAGCAGAAACATGGTCATTATACCAATGGATCATGGTATAACTGTTGGACCCATAAAGGGGCTATCAAATATCAGTGATTCGATAAACAAAGTTGCAAAAGGGGGTGCAAATGCAGTCCTGATGCAAAAAGGGATGGTCACCCACGGACATAGAGGATACGGACTTGATGTAGGACTTATAGTACATATGAGTGCTTCCACATCGCTTGGACCTGACCCTAATGATAAAGTTCTTACATGCACTGTAGAAGAAGCCGTTAAGATGGGTGCGGATGCTGTATCCATACACGTAAACATCGGTTCTGAAACCGAAGCCGACCAGTTGAAAAAGCTGGGACATGTTGCCAAACAGTGCGATAGATGGGGTATGCCACTTTTGTCCATGATGTATCCAAGAGGTAAAAACATCCAGAATTCAAATGACCCTGAACTGGTTGCTCACGTTGCAAGGGTAGGAGCTGAACTCGGTTCTGATGTTATAAAAACAAACTATACCGGTGACCCGGAATCATTCAAAGATGTTGTTAAAGGATGTCCAGTACCAGTAATAACTGCAGGTGGACCTAAAACTGAAACCGACCGTGAGTTCCTGGAAATGATACGCGGTTCCATGGAAGCCGGTGCAAGAGGTGTCGCTATAGGGAGAAATACTTTCCAGCATGATGACCCTGTCAATATGACAAGAGCCATAACTGAAATAGTGCATAAAAACAAATCAGTAGATGAAGCACTGGAAATGCTCAAATGATTTCGAAAATATAAAATCAGTTTAAATCCATAGGCCAATCATGAGCGATAAAAACAAATCCATCTGGATAAAAGCGGATAAAGGCAACTGGGAAAACCGTAAAAACAAGATTATCAACGGACTTGAATCCGGTGCAGATTGTGTTCTTGTCAATTCTGAAGATGTTGACAAGGTCAGGAAACTGGGTAATATTAATGTTGCAGCGTTTGGTGATTCAACATCAAATGCTGATATAGTGGTTGTCGGAAAAGGAGGAGAAGGAGACGGTACAAAACCACTACCATCTGATTTTTCCGGTTCATGGGACATAACAACCATAAATCAGCTTAAAGAGAATGGTAAAAAAGTTGCAGGTTATGTGGTAATCAAAAACAAAGATTACGAAAATTTTGCAGTGGAACTGGGAGAAATCTGCGACTATGTTATCACCATCGGAATAGACTGGCAGGTAATACCGCTTGAAAATCTGATTGCAAAACTTCAGGACAAAGAAGTTCAGATAATATCAGGAGTGAAAACTTCTGAAGAAGCAAATATTGCTCTGGAAACTCTTGAACACGGTTCTGACGGGGTACTTCTTGATTCGGATGATCCGAATACAATCAAAGAAACTGTAGGAATTGCTGAAAAATCACAAATTTCAAAGACCGAACTTACACCTGCAGTAATAACCCGGATAGAACCGGTTGGCATGGGCGATAGAGTATGTGTGGACACGTGTAACCTGATGCAGAGAGGAGAAGGAATGCTTGTTGGTTCACAATCAAAAGGTCTTTTCCTTGTTCATTCAGAATCTGAAGAGAGTCCCTATGTTGCTTCACGCCCATTCAGGGTTAATGCCGGTGCAGTTCATGCTTATGTACAGGTAGGCGAAAAAACCAGATATCTATCAGAACTTGAATCGGGTGATGAAGTCACTATTGTAGATGCTGACGGGAAACAAAAAACAGGCATTGTCGGCAGAGTAAAAATAGAAAGAAGACCCCTGATGCTTGTAGAAGCTGAAGCAGACGGTGCGGTTATAAGAACAATTCTGCAAAATGCCGAAACCATAAAACTTGTGAACAGTGATAAAAACCCGGTATCAGTTTCTGACCTGAAAAAAGGTGATGAAATACTTGTACATCTTGAAAAAGGTGCAAGACATTTTGGTACTAAAGTAAACGAAACTATCATTGAAAAATAATACTGTAGTTGGGGTCTAATGAATGGGAAATTTATAGGAGAAATAAATCTGCTGAATAAAACAGGTGTTGTTGCATCTATAAGCGATGACCCGGTGAATTCATCAATAGCTGCAAATCAACTTGGAGCTGATATACTGGAACTCAGGTTCGATTTGCTGGGTATTCAAACACCTGAAGACGCATGGAATATTATAGAAAAAATTAGGAACAAAGTAAATTTGCCATTTATCGCAACTCTGAGGTCTGGACAAGAAGGAGGTGACTGGCAGGGTACAGAAAAGGACAGGATCAAACTTCTTCTGGATATCATCCCGTCTGTAGATGCTGTGGATATTGAGCTGTCAGCACCCGAAAAAAACTGGATAATAAAAAGTGCCGCAAATACCGATGTAAATGTTATTGTTTCATCTCATTGTTTTACATCCACCCCCTCTGTTAAAGAGATGAAATCAATACTTGACAATTGCCATAATAGTGGTGCAGATATTGCTAAACTGGCAGTTATGCCGAAATCATCACAGGATGTTTTAAACCTATTACAAGTCACCTCTGACTCAACAAAACCTGTATCCACCATTGCCATGGGTGAAATTGGAAAGCATTCAAGGATAATATCTCCTTGTTATGGTTCTGTTTTAACCTATGGTTCTGTTACAGGTGCTGTTGCCCCCGGACAATTGAGAGTAGATAAACTAAAAGAATTCATGGAGTTGGTTTTATGAAAACTGTTTTTGGTGTTTTTGGCGACCCTGTGGAACATTCTCTGTCCCCTGACATGCACAATGCTGCATTTTCAGAACTTGGAATGGATAGTATATACCATGCGTTCAGAGTTGACAAAAAATCGCTTGAATATGCCCTTAATGGAGCCAATGCTATGGGTTTTGGCGGAGTTAATATTACTGTACCCCTGAAACAGGAAGCGCTTAAATTTGTTAATACCGACCCACTGGCTTCAAAAATCGGTGCAGTTAATACAATCGATTTCAGGAATGAAAATGATATGATTGGCTATAACACCGATGGAGTTGGAGCCAGACGTGCAATTGCAGATGCTGGTGTGGACGTAAAAAACAAAAACATACTAATTCTTGGTGCAGGTGGTGCTTCCAGAGCAATATGTTTCCAGTTTGCAAATGATGGTGCAGATTTAATAATCGCCAACCGTACAGAAAGTAAAGCCTTAGAACTTGCCGAAGATGTAAAAAGCGTGGGTAATGCCAGGGGGATTGGATTTTCAAATTTGGAAGAGTTGATTGCAGAATCCGATATCCTCATAAATACAACCACTGTTGGAATGCATCCTAATACTAAAGATACCATCATAACCAGCGAACATATGCACTCTGGACTTGTTGTATTTGATATTGTATACAATCCACTGGAAACCCGGCTTTTAAAAGAAGCAAAATCTGCAGGTGCTATACCCGTGAACGGATTGATGATGTTTGTATATCAGGGTGCAGAAGCTTTTAAAATCTGGACAGGTGAGAATCCACCGATAGAGGTCATGAAAAATACAGTTTTGGAGGAGCTTAAAAGTTGAACAATAGCATCCTGATAATCGGTGGTACCGGAGAGATGGGGCAATGGTTTGCAAAATTCTTCAAAAGAGAAGGATTTGAAGTTACATTATGGGGTAGTAGTCAGCGTGTGGATATAGCGGATAAACTTGGAGTGAATTTTGCCTCTGACCTTGACAATGCTATTGAAAAAAGCGATATAGTTATCGTTTCAGTCCCCATTGATATCACGGAAAAAGTTATTTCAGAAACTGCTCCAAAAATGAAACCAGGTAGTTTGTTGATGGATTTTACATCCATAAAGACAAAGCCTGTTGAAGCCATGGAAAAATATGCACCCGAAAATGTCGAAATTCTTGGCACACATCCAATGTTTGGTCCATCCATACCCAGCCTATACGGTCAGATTGTAATAATGACACCGATATCCGGAAGATGTGACAATTGGTTTCCGGTTGTTAAATCTGTTTTTGAAAACAACGGTGCTCATATAGA is part of the Methanohalobium evestigatum Z-7303 genome and encodes:
- a CDS encoding 2-amino-3,7-dideoxy-D-threo-hept-6-ulosonate synthase; protein product: MTEIGKNIRIERIMDRESRNMVIIPMDHGITVGPIKGLSNISDSINKVAKGGANAVLMQKGMVTHGHRGYGLDVGLIVHMSASTSLGPDPNDKVLTCTVEEAVKMGADAVSIHVNIGSETEADQLKKLGHVAKQCDRWGMPLLSMMYPRGKNIQNSNDPELVAHVARVGAELGSDVIKTNYTGDPESFKDVVKGCPVPVITAGGPKTETDREFLEMIRGSMEAGARGVAIGRNTFQHDDPVNMTRAITEIVHKNKSVDEALEMLK
- a CDS encoding 3-dehydroquinate synthase II, whose product is MSDKNKSIWIKADKGNWENRKNKIINGLESGADCVLVNSEDVDKVRKLGNINVAAFGDSTSNADIVVVGKGGEGDGTKPLPSDFSGSWDITTINQLKENGKKVAGYVVIKNKDYENFAVELGEICDYVITIGIDWQVIPLENLIAKLQDKEVQIISGVKTSEEANIALETLEHGSDGVLLDSDDPNTIKETVGIAEKSQISKTELTPAVITRIEPVGMGDRVCVDTCNLMQRGEGMLVGSQSKGLFLVHSESEESPYVASRPFRVNAGAVHAYVQVGEKTRYLSELESGDEVTIVDADGKQKTGIVGRVKIERRPLMLVEAEADGAVIRTILQNAETIKLVNSDKNPVSVSDLKKGDEILVHLEKGARHFGTKVNETIIEK
- the aroD gene encoding type I 3-dehydroquinate dehydratase, which gives rise to MNGKFIGEINLLNKTGVVASISDDPVNSSIAANQLGADILELRFDLLGIQTPEDAWNIIEKIRNKVNLPFIATLRSGQEGGDWQGTEKDRIKLLLDIIPSVDAVDIELSAPEKNWIIKSAANTDVNVIVSSHCFTSTPSVKEMKSILDNCHNSGADIAKLAVMPKSSQDVLNLLQVTSDSTKPVSTIAMGEIGKHSRIISPCYGSVLTYGSVTGAVAPGQLRVDKLKEFMELVL
- the aroE gene encoding shikimate dehydrogenase; amino-acid sequence: MKTVFGVFGDPVEHSLSPDMHNAAFSELGMDSIYHAFRVDKKSLEYALNGANAMGFGGVNITVPLKQEALKFVNTDPLASKIGAVNTIDFRNENDMIGYNTDGVGARRAIADAGVDVKNKNILILGAGGASRAICFQFANDGADLIIANRTESKALELAEDVKSVGNARGIGFSNLEELIAESDILINTTTVGMHPNTKDTIITSEHMHSGLVVFDIVYNPLETRLLKEAKSAGAIPVNGLMMFVYQGAEAFKIWTGENPPIEVMKNTVLEELKS